One segment of Geminicoccaceae bacterium DNA contains the following:
- the murA gene encoding UDP-N-acetylglucosamine 1-carboxyvinyltransferase: MPDNIQYRVSGGHKLTGRIRPSGNKNAALPIIAASLLTDQLVRLTNVPRIRDVEALVELVASMGADVRWTGDNALDIRASDVRPADLDPDLCARIRASILLAGPMLARCGELTLPPPGGDVIGRRRIDTHFLALRQLGATITAGETYRFRAGKLVGADVFFDEPSVTATENALCAAVAAEGTTILRNCASEPHVQDLARFLNALGARIEGIGTNTMVVEGARALGGTTHAIGPDHIEVGSLIGLAAVTRSHITICNAGVEHLRSTLMNFERLGIACGVDGDDVVVPAEQELKIQADFGGHIPKIEDQPWPAFPADTMSIAIVAATQCDGVVLMFEKMFESRMFFVDKLIAMGARIVLCDPHRAIIAGPSRLRAARLESPDIRAGMAMLIAAMCAEGTSTINNAQQIERGYERIDERLNALGAQITRIPARG, translated from the coding sequence ATTCCGGATAACATCCAGTACCGTGTTTCAGGTGGGCACAAGCTCACGGGGCGCATCCGGCCAAGCGGCAACAAGAATGCGGCCCTGCCGATCATTGCCGCGTCGCTTCTGACGGACCAACTCGTCCGCCTGACGAACGTGCCGCGCATCCGTGATGTCGAGGCGTTGGTCGAACTGGTCGCCTCGATGGGTGCGGACGTGCGCTGGACAGGCGACAACGCGCTGGATATCCGGGCATCCGATGTCCGGCCTGCCGATCTCGATCCGGATCTCTGCGCCCGCATCCGTGCATCCATCCTGCTCGCGGGGCCGATGCTGGCGCGCTGCGGCGAACTCACGCTCCCGCCGCCCGGCGGTGATGTCATCGGTCGGCGACGCATCGATACGCATTTCCTTGCCCTGCGCCAGCTTGGCGCGACAATAACCGCGGGGGAAACCTATCGATTCCGGGCCGGCAAACTCGTCGGAGCCGACGTGTTCTTCGATGAGCCATCGGTCACCGCAACCGAAAACGCCCTTTGTGCGGCGGTTGCGGCCGAGGGAACCACGATCCTGCGCAATTGCGCATCGGAACCCCATGTCCAGGACCTTGCCCGCTTCCTGAATGCGCTCGGGGCGCGGATCGAGGGGATCGGCACCAACACGATGGTGGTCGAGGGCGCGCGCGCTCTTGGTGGCACCACCCACGCAATCGGTCCCGATCACATCGAGGTCGGATCGCTCATCGGCCTTGCCGCCGTGACGCGTTCGCACATCACGATTTGCAATGCCGGCGTGGAACACCTGCGCTCGACATTGATGAATTTCGAGAGACTGGGAATTGCCTGCGGGGTGGATGGTGACGACGTGGTTGTTCCCGCGGAACAGGAGCTGAAGATTCAGGCGGATTTCGGTGGCCATATTCCCAAGATCGAGGATCAGCCATGGCCGGCATTCCCCGCCGATACCATGTCCATCGCCATTGTTGCGGCGACGCAATGCGATGGTGTCGTCTTGATGTTCGAGAAGATGTTCGAAAGCCGGATGTTCTTTGTCGACAAGCTGATCGCGATGGGCGCTCGGATCGTTCTGTGCGATCCCCATCGGGCCATCATCGCCGGACCGTCGAGATTGAGGGCGGCACGACTGGAAAGCCCGGATATCCGGGCCGGCATGGCCATGCTGATCGCGGCCATGTGCGCCGAGGGGACGAGCACGATCAACAATGCCCAGCAGATCGAGCGGGGTTATGAACGCATCGACGAACGCCTGAACGCGCTGGGGGCGCAGATCACCCGGATCCCGGCGCGGGGCTGA
- a CDS encoding NAD(P)-dependent oxidoreductase → MARKMMQFVSLGHAMPEKRDAGLRKQDFQEIYDRFADKAAGDQASRCEQCGIPFCQVHCPLQNNIPDWLKLTAEGRLQEAYELSSATNNMPEICGRICPQDRLCEGNCVLEQSGHTTVTIGAVEKHITETAFEQGWVQPVRPLCERSESVGIVGAGPAGLAAAEELRRQGYRVTVYDRYDRAGGLLIYGIPGFKLEKHVIQRRQKLLVDGGVEFQLGADIGGEGSPSFAGLRERHDAILIATGVYKGRELGGLNTALEGIVPALEFLTAENRHDLGDRVEALESGRLSAKDKNVVVIGGGDTAMDCVRTAIRQGARTVRCLYRRDRANMPGSMREVKNAEEEGVEFVWQTAPEAFLGDGAVRAVRAIRMRLGAPDASGRQRPEVIEGSSHDIEADLVIKALGFDPEDIPAMFDEPALKVTRWGTVTIDWDTMMTSMDGVFAAGDIVRGASLVVWGVRDGREAAASIHRYLQNRDAGADAPMALAS, encoded by the coding sequence ATGGCCCGCAAGATGATGCAGTTCGTCAGCCTCGGCCATGCCATGCCGGAAAAGCGCGATGCCGGGCTGCGAAAGCAGGATTTCCAGGAAATCTACGATCGGTTCGCGGACAAGGCCGCGGGCGATCAGGCGTCGCGCTGCGAACAGTGCGGCATTCCCTTCTGCCAGGTCCATTGCCCCCTGCAGAACAATATCCCCGACTGGCTGAAACTGACGGCCGAAGGTCGCCTGCAGGAAGCCTATGAACTCTCGTCGGCAACCAACAACATGCCGGAGATCTGCGGCCGCATCTGTCCGCAGGACCGCCTTTGCGAGGGCAATTGCGTTCTCGAACAGTCGGGTCATACGACCGTCACGATCGGGGCCGTGGAAAAGCACATTACCGAGACCGCCTTCGAGCAGGGGTGGGTGCAACCCGTGCGTCCGCTGTGCGAGCGGAGCGAATCGGTGGGCATCGTCGGGGCCGGTCCCGCCGGTCTTGCGGCGGCCGAGGAACTTCGCCGGCAGGGTTACAGGGTCACGGTGTATGACCGCTATGATCGCGCCGGCGGTTTGTTGATCTACGGGATTCCCGGATTCAAGCTGGAAAAACACGTCATCCAGCGCCGGCAGAAGCTGCTTGTCGATGGCGGTGTGGAATTTCAGTTGGGTGCGGATATCGGCGGAGAGGGAAGTCCTTCCTTCGCCGGCCTGCGCGAGAGGCATGATGCCATCCTGATCGCGACGGGTGTCTACAAGGGAAGGGAACTCGGCGGGCTCAATACCGCCCTTGAGGGGATTGTTCCGGCCCTGGAATTTCTCACGGCCGAGAACAGGCATGACCTGGGTGACCGGGTCGAGGCCCTCGAGAGCGGCCGCCTCAGCGCGAAGGACAAGAATGTCGTCGTGATCGGCGGTGGCGACACGGCCATGGACTGCGTGCGCACGGCCATCCGCCAGGGCGCGCGCACGGTGCGCTGCCTCTATCGCCGCGACAGGGCCAACATGCCAGGCTCGATGCGCGAAGTGAAGAATGCCGAGGAGGAAGGCGTCGAATTCGTCTGGCAAACGGCGCCGGAAGCTTTCCTCGGCGACGGGGCGGTTCGCGCGGTTCGCGCCATCCGCATGCGGCTTGGTGCGCCCGACGCCTCGGGGCGTCAGCGTCCGGAGGTGATCGAGGGCTCGTCGCATGACATCGAGGCCGATCTCGTCATCAAGGCCCTTGGGTTCGATCCCGAGGACATCCCGGCCATGTTCGACGAACCGGCGCTCAAGGTCACCCGTTGGGGTACCGTGACCATCGACTGGGACACGATGATGACCAGCATGGATGGTGTGTTCGCTGCCGGCGACATTGTTCGCGGCGCTTCGCTGGTGGTCTGGGGCGTGCGCGATGGCCGGGAAGCCGCTGCTTCCATACACCGATATCTGCAGAACCGTGACGCCGGGGCCGATGCGCCCATGGCTCTGGCATCGTGA
- a CDS encoding undecaprenyl-diphosphate phosphatase codes for MDLTQYFEASLLGLIEGLTEFIPVSSTGHLILLINILGFEGPPGKVFEVVIQLGAIFAVCWAYRERLIHVALRMFSDPSAFAFVRNIVLAFLPAAVLGVLLHGFIKSVLFNPWVVSVALIVGGILIIVIERRVHQPKPTTIETMSPLLAITVGLCQTLAMIPGVSRSGATIMGGLLLGLERKVATEFSFFLAIPTMLGATVYDLYKNRDVLSFDDAGLIAVGFVIAFLAALAVVRSVIAFISKHGFVPFAWYRIALGIVMLVLLSMWGVSSPLAG; via the coding sequence ATGGACCTGACCCAGTATTTCGAAGCGAGCCTGCTCGGCCTCATCGAAGGACTTACCGAATTCATCCCGGTCTCCTCCACCGGCCATCTCATCCTGCTGATCAATATCCTCGGGTTCGAGGGACCGCCCGGAAAGGTCTTCGAGGTGGTCATTCAGCTCGGTGCCATCTTCGCCGTCTGCTGGGCCTATCGCGAGCGGTTGATCCATGTCGCGTTGCGCATGTTCTCGGACCCGTCGGCCTTCGCCTTCGTGCGCAACATCGTCCTCGCATTCCTGCCCGCCGCCGTCCTCGGCGTCCTGCTCCACGGATTCATCAAGTCCGTCCTGTTCAATCCCTGGGTCGTGTCGGTGGCCCTCATCGTCGGCGGCATCCTGATCATCGTCATCGAACGCCGCGTTCACCAGCCCAAGCCGACAACCATCGAGACCATGAGCCCGTTGCTGGCGATCACGGTGGGCCTGTGCCAGACGCTGGCGATGATCCCGGGCGTCTCGCGCTCTGGCGCGACCATCATGGGCGGCCTGCTGCTCGGCCTCGAACGCAAGGTCGCTACCGAATTCTCGTTCTTCCTCGCCATTCCGACCATGCTGGGAGCGACGGTCTACGACCTCTACAAGAACCGGGACGTGCTGAGCTTCGATGATGCCGGCCTGATCGCCGTCGGCTTCGTGATCGCCTTCCTCGCCGCACTCGCGGTCGTCCGGTCGGTCATCGCCTTCATCAGCAAGCATGGCTTCGTGCCGTTCGCATGGTACCGGATAGCACTGGGCATCGTGATGCTGGTCCTGTTGTCGATGTGGGGCGTCAGCAGTCCGCTTGCGGGATAG
- a CDS encoding complex I NDUFA9 subunit family protein, translating to MRNATVTVFGGSGFIGEQVVKRLADDGAMVRVPTRNPALSGYLCPLGEVGQVVPVKLAGVEPGDIDAAMAGSTHVVNLIGIMHERKAGDFDRIHGELAGTIARSASEHRVRSLVHISAIGADSGALSAYARSKAKGEEAVRDAFGDATILRPSVVFGPGDGFFHRFAEMATLSPVLPLVDGGETRFQPVYVGDVADAVLTCLGGTHAGIYELGGPEVKTFRQLLSYMLEKLGRGNRLVNVPSGILEFPARLMEYLPNPPLTRDQLLLLKRDNVVSANARTLSDLGIHPTPMEIVVPRVVKAFARPRIEVPAI from the coding sequence ATGCGGAACGCAACGGTCACGGTTTTCGGCGGCTCGGGGTTCATTGGCGAGCAGGTCGTCAAGCGGTTGGCGGACGATGGTGCAATGGTTCGGGTGCCCACCCGCAATCCCGCCCTTTCGGGCTATCTCTGTCCGCTGGGCGAGGTCGGGCAGGTCGTGCCGGTCAAGCTCGCGGGAGTGGAGCCCGGGGATATCGATGCCGCCATGGCCGGCTCGACCCACGTGGTCAACCTCATCGGCATCATGCACGAGCGCAAGGCGGGCGACTTCGATCGCATTCACGGCGAACTCGCCGGCACCATCGCCCGGTCGGCGAGCGAGCACCGGGTTCGTTCGCTGGTCCACATCTCCGCGATCGGTGCCGATAGCGGGGCGCTGAGCGCCTATGCCCGCAGCAAGGCCAAGGGGGAGGAGGCTGTCCGCGATGCCTTCGGCGATGCGACCATCCTTCGTCCCAGCGTTGTCTTCGGGCCGGGCGACGGCTTCTTCCACCGGTTCGCCGAGATGGCGACGCTGTCACCCGTGCTGCCGCTGGTCGACGGGGGGGAGACACGCTTCCAGCCCGTCTATGTCGGCGATGTCGCCGATGCCGTGCTGACCTGTCTTGGTGGCACGCATGCCGGTATTTACGAACTGGGCGGGCCGGAGGTGAAAACCTTCAGGCAGCTCCTGAGTTACATGCTCGAAAAGCTCGGTCGCGGCAACCGGCTGGTGAATGTGCCATCCGGCATTCTCGAATTCCCGGCGCGCTTGATGGAGTACCTGCCCAATCCTCCCCTGACCCGTGATCAGTTGCTGTTGCTCAAGCGGGACAACGTCGTGTCGGCCAATGCCCGGACCCTGTCCGATCTGGGTATTCACCCGACACCCATGGAAATCGTGGTACCGCGCGTGGTCAAGGCCTTCGCCCGGCCGAGGATTGAGGTTCCTGCCATCTGA
- the gltB gene encoding glutamate synthase large subunit: protein MSRNEKGFENALEFVETYQRESARLAALGMEDALADRDACGVGCVVAIDGKPRREVVLGGIDALKAVWHRGAVDADGKTGDGAGIHIQIPQEFFKEQIKGARDALHRVAVGMVFLPRNSFQQQEACRTLVESEILSFGYSIRGWRQVPVNTSVIGEKAQVTRPEIEQIIIGNPEGRDDDSFERDLYVIRRRIEKQALRENITEFYICSMSCRSIIYKGLFLAEQLAVFYPDLLDERFVSSFAVFHQRYSTNTWPSWRLAQPFRTLAHNGEINTLRGNVNWMRSHETRMAAECLGEYNDDVKPFIQSGSSDSASLDAVCEALVRGGRKLPLVKTMLVPPAWSHRMAMPKEHADLFSYCNCVMEPWDGPAALVATDSRWVVAGMDRNGLRPMRYSRTSDGLLVVGSESGMVPLREADIVEKGRLGPGESIGVDLENGRFYHDRELKDYLASLKPYSRWVENITHLETLVEKHGPAPQTFERGELRRRQALFGLTIEDMELILSPMAVDGKEALGSMGDDTPMAVLSKKYRGLHHFFRQQFSQVTNPPIDPLREWRVMSLKTRFGNLGNVYDEDPSQTAILQLETPVLTTTEYHAVAGYFGDNARTIDCTFLAHDESNPKGERLRAALDRIRQEAEEAVRGGAEDLILTDEHVGPERAPIPMILAVGAVHSHLVRQGLRAFSSITVRSGECLDVHYFAVLIGVGATAVNAYLAEAAIADRHARGLFPNLTLAECIANYREAVNQGLLKIMSKMGISIVSSYRGGYNFEAVGLSRSLAREYFPGLVTRISGIGLTGIKYRVKAMHEQAFATSEPPLAIGGFYRYRRGGEAHALEGRMIHQLQHAVATDSYAAYKRYAETVYAQEPVTVRDLLDFVYRNDPVPLEEVESITEIRKRFVTPGMSLGALSAEAHETLTIAMNRIGAKSDSGEGGEGAERYVPRPNGDNANSPIKQVASGRFGVTAEYLNAARELEIKVAQGAKPGEGGQLPGFKVTVEIARLRHATPGVTLISPPPHHDIYSIEDLAQLIYDLKQINPKAKVCVKLVSESGIGTIAAGVAKARADVILVSGHNGGTGASPQTSIKFAGTPWEMGLSETNQLLTLNRLRHRVVLRTDGGLKTGRDIVIAALLGAEEYGIGTLSLVAMGCIMVRQCHSNTCPVGVCTQRDDLRAKFTGSPEKVVNLMTFIAEEVREILASLGLRSLEEAVGRTDLLKQVGRGSQDLDDLDLNPILAQVDAAGLPRHCAIEGRNEVPDTLDAQMVKDATPLLEDREKMQLTYNVRNVHRAVGTRLSAHITKRYGMAGLQHGHLTVRLRGSAGQSLGAWAVQGLRLEVFGDANDYVGKGLSGGSITVRPMVSSPLVARDNAIIGNTCLYGATAGELFAAGRAGERFAVRNSGAVTVVEGCGDNGCEYMTGGTAVILGPVGDNFAAGMSGGMAFVWDPDGQVEERLNGDMVVCQRIEVDHYAALLKDLIGRHVEATQSMLGDSLLRDFDREIERFWQIVPRELLGKLEVPVTADVAERANA, encoded by the coding sequence ATGAGCAGGAACGAAAAGGGTTTCGAAAACGCCCTCGAATTCGTCGAGACCTATCAGCGTGAAAGCGCGAGGCTCGCCGCACTGGGCATGGAGGACGCTCTGGCGGACCGCGATGCCTGCGGTGTCGGTTGTGTCGTTGCCATCGACGGAAAACCCCGGCGCGAGGTTGTGCTGGGCGGCATCGACGCGCTCAAGGCGGTCTGGCATCGCGGGGCGGTGGATGCCGACGGCAAGACCGGTGACGGGGCAGGCATCCATATCCAGATTCCGCAGGAATTCTTCAAGGAGCAGATCAAGGGCGCGCGCGATGCCCTGCATCGGGTGGCCGTCGGCATGGTATTCCTCCCGCGCAACAGCTTCCAGCAACAGGAAGCCTGCCGCACTCTGGTGGAGAGCGAAATCCTTTCCTTCGGGTATTCGATCCGCGGCTGGAGACAGGTGCCGGTCAATACCAGTGTCATTGGCGAGAAGGCCCAGGTCACGCGGCCCGAGATCGAACAGATCATCATCGGCAACCCCGAAGGCCGTGACGATGACAGTTTCGAACGCGACCTCTATGTCATCCGGCGGCGTATCGAAAAGCAGGCGCTGCGGGAGAACATCACCGAATTCTACATATGCTCGATGTCATGCCGCTCCATCATCTACAAGGGGCTGTTCCTCGCCGAACAGCTCGCAGTGTTCTACCCGGACCTGCTCGACGAACGTTTCGTGTCGAGTTTTGCCGTCTTCCACCAGCGCTATTCGACCAACACCTGGCCTTCATGGCGTCTGGCGCAGCCCTTCCGCACGCTGGCGCACAACGGAGAGATCAACACGCTGCGCGGCAACGTCAACTGGATGCGCAGTCACGAGACCCGCATGGCCGCGGAATGCCTGGGGGAATACAATGACGACGTGAAGCCGTTCATCCAGTCGGGAAGCTCCGATTCGGCCTCGCTCGATGCGGTGTGCGAGGCGCTCGTGCGTGGCGGCCGCAAGCTGCCGCTGGTCAAGACGATGCTGGTTCCGCCAGCCTGGTCGCATCGCATGGCCATGCCGAAGGAGCATGCCGACCTTTTCAGCTACTGCAACTGCGTCATGGAGCCGTGGGACGGGCCGGCAGCCCTCGTCGCCACGGACAGCCGCTGGGTGGTGGCCGGCATGGACCGCAACGGTCTGCGGCCGATGCGTTACAGCCGTACGTCCGATGGACTTCTGGTGGTAGGCTCGGAAAGCGGCATGGTACCGTTGCGCGAAGCCGACATTGTCGAAAAGGGCCGGCTCGGACCGGGTGAGTCAATCGGTGTCGACCTTGAAAACGGGCGATTCTATCACGACCGGGAGTTGAAGGATTATCTGGCATCGCTCAAGCCCTATTCACGCTGGGTCGAGAATATCACCCATCTGGAAACGCTTGTGGAGAAGCATGGTCCGGCACCACAGACCTTCGAGCGTGGAGAGCTGCGCCGCCGGCAGGCCCTGTTCGGCCTGACCATCGAGGACATGGAGCTGATCCTGTCGCCCATGGCTGTCGACGGCAAGGAAGCGCTGGGCTCGATGGGCGACGATACGCCGATGGCGGTATTGTCGAAGAAGTATCGCGGCCTGCACCATTTCTTCCGTCAGCAGTTCAGTCAGGTGACCAACCCGCCCATCGACCCGTTGCGGGAATGGCGGGTGATGAGCCTGAAGACGCGGTTCGGCAATCTCGGCAATGTCTATGACGAGGATCCGAGCCAGACCGCGATCCTGCAACTCGAAACGCCGGTGCTGACGACCACCGAATATCATGCCGTTGCCGGATATTTCGGGGATAATGCGCGCACCATCGATTGCACCTTCCTTGCGCATGACGAGTCCAATCCCAAGGGCGAGCGTCTGCGTGCGGCGCTGGACCGGATCCGCCAGGAGGCGGAGGAGGCGGTGCGTGGCGGTGCCGAGGACCTCATCCTCACCGATGAGCATGTCGGGCCCGAACGGGCGCCGATCCCGATGATTCTTGCGGTGGGAGCAGTGCACAGCCATCTGGTCCGGCAGGGATTGCGCGCCTTCAGCTCGATTACCGTACGTAGCGGAGAATGTCTGGATGTGCATTACTTCGCCGTGCTGATCGGTGTCGGTGCGACAGCGGTGAATGCCTATCTGGCGGAAGCGGCCATTGCCGATCGCCATGCGCGCGGACTGTTCCCCAACCTCACGCTTGCCGAATGCATTGCCAACTATCGCGAGGCGGTGAACCAGGGCCTGCTGAAGATCATGTCCAAGATGGGCATTTCCATCGTCAGCTCCTATCGCGGCGGATACAATTTCGAGGCGGTCGGCCTTTCCCGTTCGCTGGCCCGGGAATATTTCCCGGGTCTGGTCACCCGCATCTCGGGCATTGGCCTCACCGGCATCAAGTACCGGGTGAAGGCCATGCACGAGCAGGCCTTTGCCACCAGCGAGCCGCCACTTGCGATCGGGGGGTTCTATCGCTATCGGCGGGGTGGCGAGGCGCATGCCCTCGAAGGGCGGATGATCCACCAGCTCCAGCATGCGGTGGCGACTGATTCCTACGCCGCCTACAAGCGTTATGCGGAGACGGTCTACGCTCAGGAGCCTGTGACCGTGCGTGATCTTCTCGACTTCGTGTACCGCAATGATCCGGTTCCGCTGGAAGAAGTCGAAAGTATCACGGAGATCCGCAAGCGGTTCGTCACGCCGGGCATGTCGCTGGGAGCGTTGAGCGCCGAGGCGCACGAGACGTTGACGATCGCCATGAACCGGATCGGAGCGAAATCGGACTCGGGCGAGGGGGGCGAGGGTGCCGAGCGCTATGTCCCGCGACCCAATGGCGACAATGCCAATTCGCCGATCAAGCAGGTCGCGTCGGGCCGGTTCGGTGTAACGGCCGAATATCTCAACGCTGCACGCGAGCTGGAAATCAAGGTGGCACAGGGGGCGAAGCCCGGCGAAGGTGGCCAGTTGCCGGGGTTCAAGGTGACGGTGGAGATCGCCCGTCTGCGTCATGCTACGCCCGGTGTCACCCTGATCAGCCCGCCGCCGCATCACGATATCTACTCGATCGAGGACCTTGCGCAGCTGATCTACGATCTCAAGCAGATCAATCCCAAGGCCAAGGTGTGCGTGAAACTGGTGTCGGAAAGCGGCATCGGCACGATCGCGGCAGGCGTGGCCAAGGCCAGGGCCGATGTCATTCTCGTATCCGGTCACAATGGCGGCACGGGTGCCAGTCCGCAGACCTCGATCAAGTTTGCCGGCACGCCGTGGGAAATGGGTCTTTCCGAGACCAACCAGCTGCTCACTCTCAACCGCCTGCGTCACCGCGTCGTCCTGCGGACCGATGGTGGCCTCAAGACCGGCCGCGATATCGTCATCGCGGCACTTCTCGGTGCGGAGGAGTACGGTATCGGCACGTTGTCGCTGGTCGCCATGGGATGCATCATGGTGCGGCAGTGTCACTCGAACACCTGCCCGGTCGGTGTCTGCACACAACGGGATGACCTGCGCGCGAAATTTACCGGCTCGCCGGAGAAGGTCGTCAACCTGATGACTTTCATTGCCGAGGAAGTTCGCGAAATCCTTGCATCGCTGGGACTTCGCTCGCTCGAAGAGGCAGTCGGCCGCACCGACCTGCTCAAGCAGGTGGGACGCGGCTCGCAGGACCTCGACGATCTTGACCTCAACCCGATCCTCGCGCAGGTCGATGCGGCAGGGCTGCCTCGTCATTGTGCCATCGAGGGCCGCAACGAGGTCCCGGACACGCTCGATGCGCAGATGGTCAAGGACGCGACCCCGTTGCTTGAGGATCGCGAGAAGATGCAGCTCACCTACAATGTCCGCAATGTCCACCGCGCGGTGGGCACGCGGCTGTCGGCACACATCACCAAGCGCTACGGCATGGCGGGATTGCAGCATGGCCATCTCACGGTACGGCTGCGCGGTTCGGCAGGACAGTCGTTGGGTGCCTGGGCGGTGCAGGGGTTGCGTCTCGAAGTGTTCGGCGATGCCAACGACTATGTCGGCAAGGGCCTGTCCGGTGGCAGCATTACCGTGAGGCCGATGGTCTCCAGTCCGTTGGTGGCGCGTGACAACGCCATCATCGGCAACACCTGCCTCTACGGTGCCACGGCGGGCGAGCTGTTCGCGGCGGGCCGGGCCGGCGAGCGGTTTGCCGTGCGTAATTCCGGTGCCGTGACGGTCGTCGAGGGATGCGGCGACAACGGCTGCGAGTACATGACCGGGGGCACGGCCGTCATTCTCGGGCCTGTCGGTGACAACTTCGCCGCGGGCATGTCGGGTGGCATGGCGTTCGTGTGGGACCCGGACGGGCAGGTCGAGGAGCGGCTCAACGGCGACATGGTGGTCTGCCAGCGTATCGAGGTCGATCACTATGCCGCCTTGCTCAAGGACCTCATCGGTCGCCACGTCGAGGCCACGCAAAGCATGCTCGGTGACAGCTTGCTGCGCGACTTCGATCGGGAGATCGAACGCTTCTGGCAGATTGTGCCCAGGGAATTGCTTGGCAAGCTGGAGGTTCCGGTAACAGCCGACGTCGCCGAGCGGGCCAACGCCTGA